One genomic segment of Virgibacillus doumboii includes these proteins:
- the adh gene encoding aldehyde dehydrogenase, whose protein sequence is MRYANPNTEGAKVTFQERYDNYIGGEYRPPANGKYFENVSPVTGKVFCSLARSTKEDVEAAVDAAYAAKDAWGKTSVAERANILNKIADHMEENLETLAVAETWDNGKAVREPLNADIPLAIDHFRYFAGAIRAQEGGISQIDNDTVAYHFHEPLGVVGQIIPWNFPILMATWKLAPALASGNCVVLKPAEQTPASIHVLLDLIKDLLPAGVLNVVNGFGVEAGKPLASNSRISKIAFTGETTTGRLIMQYASENIIPVTLELGGKSPNIFFPDVMDKDDGFLDKTIEGLVMFALNQGEVCTCPSRALVHESIYDEFMERAIKRVKEINIGHPLDTDTMMGAQASMEQMEKIKSYLDIGKQEGAEVLVGGNVNQLDGEMADGYYIEPTIFKGDNKMRVFQEEIFGPVLSVTTFKDDDEAMEIANDTLYGLGAGVWTRNINTAYRFGRGIEAGRVWTNCYHQYPAHAAFGGYKKSGIGRENHQMMLDHYQQTKNLLISYSEDVAGFF, encoded by the coding sequence ATGAGATATGCAAATCCAAATACAGAAGGGGCAAAAGTAACATTTCAGGAACGGTATGACAACTATATAGGAGGGGAGTACAGACCGCCTGCCAACGGGAAATATTTTGAGAATGTAAGTCCTGTTACAGGAAAAGTTTTTTGTTCACTCGCCCGTTCGACAAAGGAGGACGTGGAAGCGGCAGTTGATGCGGCATATGCTGCTAAAGACGCTTGGGGAAAAACGTCCGTGGCAGAACGCGCGAATATTTTAAATAAGATTGCCGATCACATGGAGGAAAATCTGGAGACGCTGGCTGTTGCTGAAACATGGGACAACGGTAAGGCAGTCCGGGAACCATTGAATGCAGACATCCCGCTGGCAATTGACCACTTCCGTTATTTTGCCGGAGCGATTCGTGCACAGGAAGGCGGAATCAGTCAGATTGATAATGACACAGTGGCATACCATTTTCATGAGCCGCTAGGTGTTGTCGGGCAGATTATTCCGTGGAACTTCCCGATTCTGATGGCAACGTGGAAACTGGCGCCGGCACTTGCCAGCGGTAACTGTGTTGTATTGAAACCAGCAGAGCAAACGCCTGCTTCGATTCATGTGCTGCTTGATCTTATAAAGGATCTTTTGCCGGCTGGTGTTTTAAACGTTGTGAATGGTTTTGGCGTGGAAGCAGGGAAACCACTGGCATCAAACAGCCGTATTTCCAAAATTGCCTTTACAGGTGAAACTACGACTGGACGTCTGATTATGCAGTATGCTTCGGAAAATATTATTCCGGTTACATTGGAACTTGGCGGAAAGTCGCCGAATATTTTCTTCCCGGATGTCATGGACAAAGATGACGGATTTTTGGATAAAACAATCGAAGGACTCGTTATGTTTGCACTGAACCAGGGTGAAGTTTGTACATGTCCATCAAGGGCTTTGGTCCATGAATCGATATATGATGAATTTATGGAGCGGGCAATTAAGCGAGTAAAGGAAATCAACATCGGCCATCCACTCGATACCGACACGATGATGGGTGCACAGGCTTCTATGGAACAAATGGAAAAAATCAAATCGTATCTGGATATTGGCAAGCAGGAGGGTGCGGAAGTCCTTGTCGGCGGTAACGTGAATCAGCTTGATGGCGAGATGGCTGACGGTTACTATATTGAGCCGACCATCTTTAAAGGTGACAACAAAATGCGTGTTTTCCAGGAAGAAATTTTTGGACCGGTGCTGTCGGTTACAACCTTTAAAGATGATGATGAAGCAATGGAAATCGCAAATGATACATTGTACGGACTTGGTGCAGGCGTATGGACACGAAATATTAATACGGCATATCGTTTTGGCCGTGGCATTGAGGCAGGCCGTGTCTGGACTAACTGCTATCACCAGTACCCAGCACATGCTGCATTCGGCGGCTATAAGAAATCCGGTATCGGACGTGAAAATCACCAAATGATGCTTGACCATTACCAGCAAACGAAGAACCTGTTAATCAGCTATAGTGAAGATGTTGCAGGATTCTTTTAA
- a CDS encoding DUF779 domain-containing protein gives MVERVTATDEALQLINTLIETHGPLMFHQSGGCCDGSSPMCYPRGEFRVGESDVLLGEIGETPFYMSKDQYEYWKHTQLIIDAVDGRGGMFSLEGPEGKRFLTRSRVFSEKERAEMK, from the coding sequence ATGGTTGAACGGGTAACAGCAACGGACGAAGCACTTCAATTGATCAACACGCTAATTGAAACACACGGACCGCTTATGTTCCACCAATCAGGCGGCTGTTGTGACGGCAGCTCACCAATGTGCTATCCACGAGGCGAATTTCGTGTTGGTGAATCAGATGTGCTTCTGGGCGAAATCGGCGAAACACCTTTCTATATGTCAAAAGATCAATACGAATATTGGAAACATACCCAGCTGATCATTGATGCTGTTGATGGACGCGGCGGGATGTTTTCACTCGAAGGACCCGAGGGGAAACGGTTCCTGACGAGATCCAGGGTGTTTAGCGAGAAAGAACGAGCGGAAATGAAATAA
- a CDS encoding ABC transporter ATP-binding protein, protein MESIITVDGLKKKYKKRKSKEEFVAVKGVSFEVAKGEIVGLLGPNGAGKTTTIKMICGLLVPDEGSVTINGFDSLKDRNKALRHISAVLEGNRNIYWRMTVLENLQYFAGNRGVPKKEIKQRVEELLTLFKLQDKKLELVNNLSRGMQQKLAICVAMLADTDVILLDEPTLGLDVETGYEVRGLLRKVAREQGKTIIISTHDMPVVQDLCQRTIIINSGRVIADERVDQLLRLFETSAYHVHLKEELTDEQQDMLSLQFPIHTWDGLNLEVSLEQEEDIYELMEIFNKNKTPIETINRTEINFEQVFMKLVKQEVAS, encoded by the coding sequence ATGGAAAGTATTATTACAGTGGATGGTCTTAAGAAAAAGTATAAAAAACGAAAATCCAAAGAAGAATTCGTTGCCGTTAAAGGGGTTTCTTTTGAAGTTGCCAAAGGTGAAATCGTCGGGTTACTTGGACCAAACGGCGCCGGCAAAACAACGACAATTAAAATGATTTGCGGACTGCTTGTACCTGATGAAGGATCGGTTACGATAAACGGGTTTGACAGCCTGAAAGATCGCAATAAAGCACTAAGACATATCAGTGCAGTGTTGGAAGGGAACCGGAACATTTACTGGCGTATGACCGTATTGGAAAACCTTCAATATTTTGCAGGGAATCGTGGAGTTCCAAAAAAAGAAATTAAACAGCGTGTTGAAGAACTGCTGACTTTGTTTAAACTGCAGGACAAAAAACTTGAGCTGGTTAACAATCTATCACGCGGGATGCAGCAAAAACTGGCGATTTGCGTGGCGATGCTGGCGGACACCGATGTGATACTGTTGGATGAACCGACACTTGGACTCGATGTGGAAACCGGGTATGAGGTGCGTGGACTGCTGCGAAAAGTTGCTCGTGAACAAGGCAAAACAATTATCATCAGCACACATGACATGCCGGTAGTTCAGGACTTATGTCAGCGGACAATCATCATTAATTCCGGCAGAGTGATTGCCGATGAACGGGTTGATCAGCTGCTCCGTCTGTTTGAAACGAGTGCATATCATGTTCACTTAAAAGAGGAACTGACCGATGAGCAGCAGGATATGTTAAGTCTGCAATTCCCGATACATACATGGGATGGTCTGAATCTTGAAGTGAGTCTCGAACAGGAAGAAGATATCTATGAACTTATGGAAATCTTTAATAAAAACAAGACACCAATTGAAACCATTAACCGCACAGAAATTAACTTTGAACAAGTATTCATGAAACTGGTCAAACAGGAGGTGGCATCATGA
- a CDS encoding ABC transporter permease — MTTFWNVLRVNTMLEYVELKRYKADTISLMLTFYCIFLALMFGIQVIGDPAQASTNIQYVIVNYIFWYFGMMTLQSIGWTISDEAMKGTLEQLFMSPVQPWKILLSRLMGTVFSHFVLVVFLLFVSMATAGEWLNLNPFTILPILLLTLASMIGTSFIVAGMALIFKQINAFLQILQFIVGGLTFVPLSVAPFMVIAPFVKGVDMTRMVMIKGYTLADFTIGDFAWLIGNAVVYGVIGIAIYLACEKYAMKKGLLGHY; from the coding sequence ATGACAACATTCTGGAATGTATTACGAGTCAACACGATGCTCGAGTATGTTGAACTGAAGCGGTATAAAGCAGATACGATAAGTCTTATGCTGACATTTTACTGTATTTTTCTCGCATTGATGTTCGGAATCCAGGTTATTGGTGATCCTGCCCAGGCCAGTACGAACATACAATATGTCATTGTCAATTATATTTTCTGGTATTTCGGCATGATGACATTGCAATCGATTGGCTGGACGATTTCCGATGAAGCGATGAAGGGAACGCTGGAGCAGCTATTCATGTCACCGGTTCAACCATGGAAAATACTCCTTTCCAGATTGATGGGCACGGTCTTCAGCCACTTTGTTCTGGTTGTCTTTCTGTTATTCGTGTCCATGGCAACAGCAGGCGAATGGCTGAACCTGAATCCCTTTACTATCCTGCCGATTCTGCTATTAACCCTGGCAAGTATGATCGGAACAAGTTTTATCGTAGCTGGAATGGCTCTTATTTTTAAGCAAATTAACGCATTCCTGCAAATCCTGCAGTTTATTGTAGGCGGATTGACTTTTGTACCGTTATCCGTAGCTCCATTCATGGTCATCGCCCCTTTTGTCAAAGGAGTCGATATGACACGGATGGTTATGATTAAAGGCTACACACTGGCAGATTTCACAATCGGTGATTTTGCCTGGCTGATCGGTAACGCGGTTGTCTACGGAGTCATCGGTATTGCAATATACCTAGCCTGCGAAAAATATGCCATGAAAAAAGGGTTACTCGGACATTATTAA
- a CDS encoding carbon-nitrogen family hydrolase gives MKKKIAMIQMDVIYGDPKVNFAHVSKKIMEAEQMDADIILLPELWDTGYDLERFDELADKDARASTEFLSDMAKDLDVTIIGGSVAELSDDGMRNTMLIVNQNGELVHKYSKLHLFQLMDEHLHLVEGQDEADFELDGVPSAGFICYDIRFPEWMRKSAVNGAKVMYVVAEWPEPRIDHWRALLQARAIENQCYVVACNRVGADPKNEFGGMSMIVDPWGEIVTEGGTDEGIVLSEIDLDKVDEVRNRIPIFRDRREERY, from the coding sequence ATGAAGAAAAAAATAGCAATGATTCAGATGGATGTCATTTATGGTGATCCGAAAGTGAATTTTGCTCATGTTTCCAAAAAGATTATGGAAGCTGAACAAATGGATGCTGATATTATTTTGCTGCCGGAGTTATGGGATACAGGGTATGATTTGGAGCGTTTTGATGAACTTGCCGATAAAGACGCCAGAGCATCGACGGAGTTTTTAAGCGATATGGCAAAAGATTTGGATGTTACAATTATCGGCGGTTCTGTGGCTGAATTAAGTGACGATGGTATGCGAAACACAATGCTGATAGTTAATCAAAACGGTGAACTCGTTCATAAATACAGCAAACTGCATCTGTTTCAGCTTATGGATGAACACTTACATCTAGTCGAAGGACAGGATGAAGCTGATTTTGAATTGGATGGTGTTCCGTCAGCAGGATTTATTTGCTACGACATACGATTCCCGGAATGGATGCGCAAGTCAGCAGTAAACGGTGCGAAGGTTATGTACGTTGTGGCAGAATGGCCTGAGCCTCGTATTGATCACTGGCGGGCATTATTACAGGCACGTGCAATTGAAAATCAGTGTTATGTAGTTGCATGTAACAGGGTTGGTGCTGATCCCAAAAATGAATTTGGCGGCATGTCGATGATTGTTGATCCGTGGGGTGAAATTGTTACTGAAGGTGGTACTGATGAAGGGATTGTGCTGTCTGAGATAGATTTGGATAAGGTGGATGAGGTGCGGAACAGGATACCGATTTTTCGGGATAGGCGGGAGGAGAGGTATTAA
- the cas6 gene encoding CRISPR-associated endoribonuclease Cas6, producing MRVKLVFDMKSIPIAYRLGTLSILKEMIKSGSQTYYDKLFAQNKQKMKSFTYSTYIVNLDIKKDKIYGKELHMSISSSSYEFIMHLMNGSKKGQSYFIKDSQLVLKSKSLLPKKSITNSVVLFKTLSPILIESKDQKPLLATDDHFGKELQYIANLILQEVSNREPKQPIKVLQTMMTKQVLKENLHQTQNEPLFLTANKGLIQLQGEPEDLQSLYENGLSMRRSLGLGLLEIEEEVR from the coding sequence TTGAGAGTTAAATTAGTATTTGATATGAAATCTATTCCTATTGCGTATAGGCTGGGTACATTGTCGATTTTAAAAGAAATGATCAAAAGCGGATCACAAACATATTATGATAAGCTATTTGCCCAAAATAAACAAAAAATGAAATCGTTCACATATTCGACTTATATAGTTAATCTTGATATAAAAAAAGATAAAATATACGGAAAAGAACTACACATGAGCATATCAAGTTCAAGCTATGAGTTTATAATGCACCTCATGAATGGTTCAAAAAAAGGTCAATCATACTTCATTAAAGATTCGCAACTAGTTTTAAAATCGAAAAGCTTGTTACCGAAAAAGTCTATAACAAATAGTGTTGTCTTATTTAAGACATTATCACCAATATTAATAGAGTCGAAAGATCAGAAACCGTTATTAGCTACTGACGACCATTTTGGTAAAGAACTTCAATATATTGCAAATCTTATCCTCCAAGAAGTGTCTAACCGAGAGCCCAAACAGCCCATCAAAGTTCTGCAAACAATGATGACGAAACAAGTCCTAAAAGAAAATCTGCATCAGACACAAAACGAACCATTATTTTTAACAGCGAATAAAGGATTGATACAACTCCAAGGTGAACCTGAAGATCTTCAATCCTTATACGAAAATGGGTTAAGTATGCGGAGGTCGCTTGGGCTAGGATTATTGGAAATCGAAGAGGAGGTGAGATGA
- the cas7i gene encoding type I-B CRISPR-associated protein Cas7/Cst2/DevR, translating into MPNNKAITFTVVFRANSLNYGEGTANISELKKFHRGDGGVYSFASRQSLRYDMVRMGNQFFDWNLDVVDKEQRVIQFKEKCTIEDSVEMDLFGYMKTKAKTGAAKRSAVVRLSHAISLEPYKSDLEFLNNMGLASRIDEDSNLATIEQHISYYAYTATIDLSRVGIDAGVELNTEEKINRVKQFLEVTKFLNREIRGRQENLSPLFVIGGSYPIPNPFFQGRVSLDGKDQLNITSLEDTVNSNVFESSIKDSTNIGYVRGIFANEEEFSNIANTGSVDEFYKKLAKQVDEYYGVSV; encoded by the coding sequence ATGCCTAATAATAAAGCGATTACATTTACAGTTGTATTTCGGGCAAATTCATTAAACTATGGTGAAGGAACGGCAAACATTTCGGAATTGAAGAAATTCCACCGTGGTGATGGCGGTGTTTACTCTTTTGCATCCAGACAGAGCTTGCGTTATGACATGGTACGTATGGGGAATCAATTTTTTGACTGGAACCTTGATGTAGTGGACAAAGAACAAAGAGTTATCCAATTTAAGGAGAAATGCACGATTGAAGATTCGGTTGAAATGGATTTGTTTGGCTATATGAAAACAAAAGCTAAAACCGGTGCAGCCAAGCGTTCTGCTGTTGTTCGATTAAGTCATGCCATTTCGTTAGAACCATATAAAAGTGATCTTGAGTTTTTGAATAATATGGGACTTGCTTCACGTATAGACGAAGACTCAAATTTGGCCACAATTGAGCAACATATCAGCTATTATGCTTATACAGCCACAATTGATTTATCGCGTGTAGGCATTGATGCGGGCGTTGAGTTAAATACAGAAGAAAAAATCAACCGGGTTAAACAATTTCTTGAAGTGACTAAATTTTTAAATCGGGAAATTCGAGGCAGACAGGAAAATCTTTCACCATTGTTTGTGATTGGCGGTTCGTACCCAATTCCGAATCCATTCTTCCAAGGTCGGGTATCACTTGATGGTAAAGATCAATTAAATATTACATCACTGGAAGATACAGTTAATTCAAATGTGTTTGAATCGTCAATTAAAGATAGTACCAATATCGGTTATGTTCGGGGGATTTTTGCAAACGAAGAAGAATTTTCTAATATTGCTAACACAGGATCTGTTGATGAATTTTATAAGAAACTGGCAAAACAGGTTGATGAGTATTATGGTGTTTCAGTATGA
- the cas5b gene encoding type I-B CRISPR-associated protein Cas5b, with translation MKVLRIKAFQETVCYKKPFANKVTETYPLPPYSTVKGMLHAVLNADRLIPFSLSVQGDFESQLVDYRKTYFVKKHEFAMPIVLDGIVSEAPSYSSNVMTSMPLYTHMLYNVQLVVHIKAEERILDEIYDGFKKISSFLSLGRHEDLLRVDEVEFVELKETDECTTKHSIYIPKEYVEEEGLGVPYLLNWTYTIKKGIREWDKIPSIYIPQNEEINEEYFNNQIFVDSDNYPVFWNQ, from the coding sequence ATGAAAGTATTGAGAATCAAAGCCTTTCAGGAAACCGTGTGCTATAAAAAACCTTTTGCTAATAAGGTAACCGAAACTTACCCGCTCCCGCCTTATTCGACCGTAAAAGGAATGCTACACGCTGTTTTGAATGCGGACAGGTTGATACCATTTTCGTTATCCGTACAAGGGGATTTTGAAAGTCAGCTTGTTGATTATCGAAAAACGTATTTTGTAAAGAAGCATGAATTTGCAATGCCTATTGTTTTAGATGGAATTGTGAGTGAAGCGCCTTCTTACTCGAGTAATGTTATGACGTCTATGCCACTGTATACTCATATGCTGTATAATGTGCAGCTCGTAGTCCATATCAAAGCCGAGGAGCGAATTTTGGATGAAATATATGATGGTTTCAAGAAAATAAGCTCATTTTTATCATTAGGCAGACATGAGGATTTGCTTCGTGTTGATGAGGTTGAGTTTGTTGAGCTTAAGGAGACAGATGAATGTACGACGAAGCATTCCATTTATATACCAAAGGAATATGTAGAAGAAGAAGGTTTGGGAGTTCCATATTTATTAAACTGGACTTACACAATTAAAAAAGGTATTAGGGAGTGGGATAAAATACCGTCTATTTATATTCCACAGAATGAAGAAATTAATGAAGAGTATTTTAACAATCAAATCTTTGTTGACAGTGATAACTATCCGGTTTTCTGGAACCAGTAG
- the cas3 gene encoding CRISPR-associated helicase Cas3' produces MLIAKTWPRLETLMEHTDELLDRFNVLKRAYYEKIPDERIWGILYKAAQYHDLGKINNDFQVKMHNALKTNEVVHPSKFGHIPHNYLSPFFLPVSNWDLSKDERRVLVQAIAYHHERNTQPDVTFLTKVYEEELMNHFNKIACEMEVDVPEKNQKKYKITNPLKPKDRITEIKDGKDTYYLYILIKGLLHRLDHAASAHVPIEVDTDVNIAELTYNYMQENFGRKALRPLQEFTYKNQDKNLIIIAQTGMGKTEASLLWAGKDKTFFTLPIRVSLNALFDRVHSDINYKNVGLLHGTSASHLDKNGEEDWEVIYDQSKNFSNKLLFTTIDQILKFPFKFKGYEKFFATMAYSKVIIDEIQAYNPWIVAVLLKAIEMIHKIGGKFMIMTATMPQIYLDELAERGVLDENTINNGFVDESFIRHRISLQDMAISRDADLIIEMASNQKVLVIVNTVDRAIELYKQFEGKNVHLLHSRFIQRDRALLENEIKRFADEEENGIWITTQLVEASIDIDFDVLFTELSTIDSLLQRFGRCYRKRKLDHDNPNVFIYTEDVSGRKYVYDEDILDLTEKYILSFNGKQLNEKDKVDLVKRIYSKEELNGTKFYEDFQHAVHKLNHLEDYQYTNDEAQKILRGIQSVNVIPRNIYDELIDLLEALEKEKDSKKRTGLRLEIDKYTLSIPDYKHKNERTPIDFYQTGKDGRKYNILPNIEVLDVDYEFDLITLSGTGLSGNTESGNTIIFD; encoded by the coding sequence ATGCTGATTGCAAAAACGTGGCCTAGGCTGGAAACTTTGATGGAACATACGGACGAGCTATTGGATAGGTTTAATGTTTTGAAAAGAGCATACTATGAAAAAATTCCTGATGAGAGAATATGGGGTATTTTGTATAAGGCAGCACAATATCATGATCTAGGAAAAATAAATAATGATTTTCAGGTAAAAATGCATAATGCACTTAAAACAAATGAAGTGGTTCATCCATCTAAATTTGGTCATATTCCACATAATTATTTATCACCATTCTTCTTACCTGTTTCCAATTGGGATCTCAGTAAAGATGAAAGAAGGGTGCTTGTGCAGGCAATTGCCTATCACCATGAGCGAAATACACAACCGGATGTAACATTTTTAACTAAGGTTTATGAGGAAGAACTCATGAATCACTTCAATAAGATTGCATGTGAAATGGAAGTAGATGTACCAGAAAAGAATCAAAAAAAATATAAAATCACTAATCCTTTAAAGCCTAAGGACCGAATTACAGAAATAAAAGATGGCAAGGACACATATTACCTGTACATCCTAATAAAAGGATTACTTCATCGCTTAGACCACGCAGCGTCTGCCCATGTTCCAATAGAAGTTGACACCGATGTTAATATCGCTGAATTAACCTACAATTATATGCAGGAAAACTTTGGCCGGAAAGCACTTCGACCACTCCAAGAATTTACATACAAAAATCAGGATAAGAATCTCATTATAATCGCCCAGACAGGAATGGGGAAAACAGAAGCCTCCTTGCTTTGGGCCGGGAAAGATAAAACATTTTTTACTCTTCCGATACGCGTTTCATTAAATGCACTTTTTGATCGAGTTCATAGTGATATAAATTATAAAAATGTTGGATTGCTGCATGGGACCAGTGCTTCACACCTTGATAAAAATGGTGAAGAGGACTGGGAAGTGATTTATGACCAGTCCAAAAACTTTTCAAATAAGCTATTGTTCACAACGATTGATCAAATATTGAAATTTCCGTTTAAGTTTAAAGGCTATGAGAAGTTTTTTGCTACAATGGCTTATTCCAAAGTCATTATTGATGAAATACAGGCATACAACCCGTGGATAGTTGCGGTACTTCTCAAGGCAATTGAGATGATTCATAAAATTGGTGGAAAATTCATGATTATGACGGCCACAATGCCGCAAATCTATTTGGATGAATTGGCTGAAAGAGGGGTCCTAGATGAAAACACGATAAATAATGGATTTGTAGATGAATCTTTTATTAGGCATAGAATAAGCTTACAAGATATGGCGATTAGTAGAGATGCAGATCTCATAATAGAAATGGCATCAAATCAAAAGGTACTGGTTATTGTTAATACTGTTGATCGTGCAATAGAACTTTATAAGCAATTTGAGGGTAAAAACGTTCATTTATTGCATTCCCGATTTATACAACGTGATCGTGCTCTGTTAGAAAATGAGATAAAACGATTTGCTGATGAAGAAGAAAATGGTATTTGGATTACTACACAACTGGTAGAAGCGTCAATAGATATTGACTTTGATGTCTTATTTACTGAGCTTTCTACCATTGACAGTTTATTACAACGGTTTGGCCGTTGCTATCGCAAACGGAAACTGGATCATGATAATCCAAATGTATTTATTTATACGGAAGATGTATCCGGTAGAAAGTATGTTTACGATGAAGATATTTTAGATTTAACTGAAAAGTATATACTATCATTCAATGGAAAACAATTAAACGAAAAGGACAAGGTTGATCTAGTAAAAAGAATATATTCAAAAGAAGAATTGAACGGCACAAAATTTTATGAGGATTTCCAACATGCTGTCCATAAATTAAATCACTTAGAGGATTACCAATATACAAATGATGAGGCTCAAAAAATTCTTCGTGGAATTCAATCGGTTAATGTTATTCCAAGAAATATATATGATGAACTAATAGATTTGCTTGAAGCTTTGGAAAAAGAAAAAGATTCAAAGAAACGTACGGGGCTACGACTAGAGATAGATAAATATACGCTCTCTATTCCAGATTATAAACATAAAAATGAAAGAACGCCAATTGATTTTTATCAGACAGGTAAAGACGGGCGAAAATACAATATACTGCCAAACATTGAAGTATTAGATGTTGACTATGAGTTTGATCTTATCACCTTGAGTGGGACAGGTTTGAGCGGAAATACTGAATCGGGAAACACAATAATATTTGATTGA
- the cas4 gene encoding CRISPR-associated protein Cas4 produces MVSGVHIQYYFVCHRKLWLFSKNIQLEEGHERVQTGKILHERAYKNSDKKELAVDNLKIDAIDGEYVREVKVSSKMTKADRLQLLFYLYELKKRGLNKKGLISYTKEKRTEEVVLKEEDEKELENIIEDIYQIMEQPYPPEVINSPICTKCAYYDFCYAEEGEE; encoded by the coding sequence ATGGTTAGTGGCGTTCATATCCAGTATTATTTTGTTTGTCATCGGAAGCTTTGGTTATTCTCCAAAAACATTCAACTCGAAGAAGGTCATGAACGTGTACAAACGGGGAAAATATTACATGAACGTGCTTATAAAAATTCAGACAAGAAAGAACTTGCAGTGGATAATTTAAAAATAGATGCAATTGATGGTGAGTATGTAAGGGAAGTCAAAGTTTCAAGCAAAATGACTAAGGCAGATAGATTGCAGTTATTGTTCTATCTATATGAACTCAAAAAACGCGGACTAAACAAAAAAGGCTTAATCAGTTATACCAAAGAAAAAAGAACGGAAGAGGTAGTTTTAAAAGAGGAAGACGAAAAAGAATTGGAAAACATAATTGAAGATATTTATCAGATTATGGAACAGCCTTATCCACCTGAAGTCATTAATTCGCCTATTTGCACAAAGTGTGCCTATTATGATTTTTGTTATGCGGAAGAAGGTGAGGAGTAA
- the cas1b gene encoding type I-B CRISPR-associated endonuclease Cas1b, whose translation MNKDYFIFNSGRMRRKNNTFYFIDEEENKKSLPVHQMENIYVFGKVDFNTSFLDLLTKHNVRIHFYNYYGFYYGTYYPRSKKVSGFTVVNQSRHYLEKDKREYLVKQFVYSSAFHMLRNLRNYKKYEEVNLVIENIQSNLELLKNVKRVPEIMGVEGTLRQLYYSAFNYFLPEEFAFDTRTKRPPKDPLNALISFGNSMCYTTVLTEIYKTHLDPTVSFLHEPSTKRFSLSLDIAEIFKPLLVDSVIFALLNRKQINISDFEFLEEMVILNDSGKKKFIKEWNDKLGTTIRHRKLKRNVSYKYFIRLECYKLIKHFIGDQNYKPLKAWW comes from the coding sequence ATGAATAAAGATTATTTTATTTTTAATAGCGGCCGAATGCGAAGGAAGAATAATACGTTCTACTTTATAGATGAAGAAGAAAATAAAAAATCGTTGCCTGTTCATCAGATGGAAAACATATATGTATTTGGCAAGGTAGATTTCAATACTAGCTTTTTAGATTTGCTTACAAAACATAATGTCAGGATTCACTTCTATAATTATTACGGTTTTTATTATGGCACGTATTATCCTCGTTCAAAGAAAGTTTCTGGTTTTACAGTCGTTAATCAAAGCAGACATTATTTAGAAAAGGATAAAAGGGAATATCTGGTAAAGCAATTTGTTTATAGCAGTGCTTTTCACATGCTTCGTAATCTAAGGAATTATAAAAAGTACGAAGAAGTAAATTTGGTGATTGAGAATATTCAATCAAATCTTGAATTATTAAAGAATGTTAAGCGTGTGCCTGAAATTATGGGTGTTGAAGGAACGCTGAGACAACTCTATTATTCTGCCTTTAATTATTTTTTACCGGAAGAATTTGCATTTGACACAAGGACAAAACGACCACCTAAAGACCCCCTTAACGCTTTAATTTCGTTCGGGAATAGTATGTGTTATACAACCGTGTTAACCGAGATCTATAAAACTCATTTGGACCCGACGGTTAGTTTTTTGCATGAACCATCAACTAAAAGATTTTCATTAAGTTTGGATATTGCAGAGATTTTCAAGCCGTTATTAGTGGATTCGGTTATTTTTGCATTACTCAATCGAAAACAAATAAATATATCAGATTTTGAATTTTTGGAGGAAATGGTCATACTTAATGATTCAGGGAAGAAGAAGTTTATTAAGGAATGGAATGATAAACTGGGCACAACTATACGACATCGGAAGCTAAAGCGAAATGTTTCCTATAAGTATTTCATCAGATTAGAGTGCTATAAGCTGATAAAGCATTTTATTGGTGATCAAAACTATAAACCTTTAAAAGCGTGGTGGTAA